Below is a window of Leguminivora glycinivorella isolate SPB_JAAS2020 chromosome 11, LegGlyc_1.1, whole genome shotgun sequence DNA.
atatcgtttgtgtaggtcttaagcagtaaatatctctaagaaacataatgtctaaaatgaataaaatgcattttattcattttagacattatgtatgtagacattgtatgttgtgtacaaacgatatctgaatagaaatagtgtaagtttattttcacaaaacaaccgggttcgaaaTGTAAAATGGggtaaaatgcattttattcattttagacattatgtttcttagagatatttactgcttaagacctacacaaacgatatctgaatagaaatagtgtaagtttattttttcaaaacaaccgggttcggttccccagctgggtacacttttttttttaattgtatgaatgcagtttttctttctatcaaaatcggtgacatggttcctaagaacaaatcttcgtatgttttacagtttcagactttcccatactgaccgatttgaatgggccaccctgtataggcTGCACAGCAGGCGCGCGCGCAATATCAGTGTCAGGTCACACAGAGTCTCAGGCGCCGTCATTGCTTCTCTGTGGTAAGAAAAAGAATCAAGTTGGCGGAGAAGCCTGAATAAGATGACGATGCAACGTGTATACTGTTAGCAATAGTTGCGATGACTGACGTTTCCGATGACCGCATCTAAGTACTTTATCAAATAAGGAACTTTTCGTTACCTTGGGAGTCTATTGCGGAGAGACAATCGCCTCGAGTCTGACATATCCTCCAGGATAGCAAAAGCTGCAGCAGCCTTTGGCGGACTCAACCAACGAGTTTGGAAATCACACGATCTCAGGCTTCACACTAAACTCGCCGTTTACAAAGCAATAGTTCTGCCTGTGTTGCTTTATGCTTCGGAGACCTGGTGTCTGTACAAGGGAGACATCAAACGTCTCGACACCTTCCACCTAAAGTGTCTCCGAGCAATTCTTCGAGTGAGATGGCAGGATCGTGTTCCAAACTCGGAGATTCTGCGTCGTACTGGTATGACGGGTATGGAATGCCTACTCGTCAAAGGTCAACTGCGTTGGTGTGGACACATTGTGCGCATGCCACCATCAAGATTGCCCAAAATTGTGTTTTACTCTGAACTAGCTTCGGGTAAACGCAAGGCTGATGGGCAATATCTGAGGTCCAAGGATGTCCTAAAGCGCCACCTGTCGGCCATCGGTACATCGTGTGAATCATGGGAGGAGCTTGCAACTCAGAGGTCGGACTGGCGAACTGCGATCAACACTGGTCTCAACGACTTCGAAAGTGCACGCCTCGAAGAtcttgacgctaaacgccagaTCCGTAAATCTCGGCCCAAGCCCTCCTACACATACACCTATGACGCAAATGGTGAGCTTTACTGCATGATTTGCGACCGGAAGTTTAAAACAAAACTCGGCTTCGCAAGTCACGTTCGAGCCCATGCACGTCAGAACTTATTAAATACCTGAATTGTCCAGGTGTCGCCGTCGACGGATACGTCTGGGAGGACATCATCATCACTTTATCAAATCAAATGTATGACACGAAATCATTATTGTATACTTACCAATACTATAGACACGACGTGTAGAATGGTCAAGTTTCGTATCCCTTGCTTATTAAATACAGTGctttaatatttataactaaAACCAAGCGAAAttcaaaaaagtttatatgacattttggtCTTATATACTGTCAACTCCTTACTTGTTAGTGGCACTGAAAAATTTAGCAGTTTCTTGTACTCTGTCTACGCCTTttaggaatacaggcgtgagtttatgtatataCTGAGATACCCCATTATAACTTTTACTTGCTCCGAATAGTTAAATGACTAGGCATTCCAGTCACGCACGAAACTTTGCGTATACGAAATGGGTTCGATCTAAAATATATGCGGTGCCTTTATAAAAACGAACCAAGGATTTACTAATCGATGAGTTGCTTTCTAGATTCTTTAGGATGAAAGAGAGAAaaatttaagtatatttttctTGCTAAAATGGATTATGAGAAAATTGTTATGAGAAAATTTATCGTTTATATTATTGCACCCGTAAATACATTATAAAATAACTAATTGGACATATTCGATAAGTTTTTAATCAAAGGATCAAAGGAAAAAAATAGACAAATTTaccgcttccggcgggactcgaACCCGAATTAGCCGCAGTCTAGGCGAccgctcttaaccaattgagctacggaagccaccgCCGGAcgtcgcaaatctttccattccTTTCCTTATGCATACTCACCTTTGGGGTGGCGTACATACTAATTCGATTCCTGGATTCAATATTGGACTAATTCTATGTAAAAGGAAGAATACTAGTTTAGTTGAAAATGAAAGCTTTCCCACTACATAAATGTTGTCTGAAGAAGTAAGTGCAAATGAGCTTTATATGATGTGTCCATGTTTGTTAAATACTTCCTACCATAAACAAAACTGCAAAAAAAAGATGCTCCATCTTAGAGGTGCTGGTACCTTatcgttttattttaattataaaaaatacgtaCCACCATCTACTCTATGCGACAAGGGACAAAGGGTTGAGCTCTGAATCATTAATTCGGAGTTTTTCTACAATATCCCCAGGGCCTACCATTCCCATTCGTCCcttcaataataaaattatcattATAAATGGAGACCTCCGATCTACAGCTTTCTTTTTTGTATTTACCTATTGTCACACGGTTTTTTTTAGCAtttcttttaaacttttaaaacttACTTTGATTCCGGCTCCGGAATATGTTGCTTCTATTGTGGAATGAATTCCACTCATCATTTGCTTGCCCTTATCCTAAACCCACTCATGCCTAActaacaaattatttttaaatcaacacaTCTAGTTTAAAATCTAGCTTGAAATATTAATCCAATAAATAATTCCTATCACGTTTGTATTGAATTTAAATGCgcatttttataaactacacaAAAATGTGAATGAAAATGTACTAGCCGTAAAATCCTTTTACATATTACTTGGTAAAAGGATTCTGCTGTCCACTGGAATGtacattatagtattttatgcaacaggcgtttaaaggaggtcaaaaaagacgagtggcgtgagtaacaatttgaggcgaagccgaaaattgttattgagacgccacgagtattttttgactcagttaaacaccgttgcatacaatactttttctacgaccatgcacttagtttttaatagttttcttgaataaatttcgtgaaattcacactgtttcctgtattttgactcaaaggttcgcactgtcagctcggctgcgcaaagccttcccgcgcacgcccgcagtgtcgttataaggcgttgccatggttacagagccaaacaatgcgttttcagtttttagggttccgtagtcaactaggaacccttatagtttcgccatgtctgtctgtccgtccgtccgtccgtccgtccgtccgtccgtccgtccgcggataatctcagtaaccgttagcactagaaagctgaaatttggtaccaatatgtatatcaatcacgccaacaaagtgcaaaaataaaaaatgggaaaaaatgttttattagggtaccccccctacatgcaaagtgggggctgatattttttttcattccaaccccaacatgtgatatattgttggataggtatttaaaaatgaataagagtttactaaaatcatttttttataatgttaatagtttcggaaataatcgctcttaaaggaaaaaaaggtgcgtccccccccctctaacttttgaaccatatgtttaaaaaatatgaaaaaaatcaccaaagtagaactttgtaaagactttctaggaaaattattttgaacttgataggttcagtagtttttgagaaaaatacgaaaaactacggaaccctacactgagcgtggcccgacacgctcttggccggttttttcgatactgcgcgcatgcgcggaaagccggcggacgctggctttggggaatagacctttatgtagggttttaaagatctgtgcacgaccctgtaaatgacgaatgacagttcgggagtagaaaaaaaactttaaaatggttcctttatttttatattgGCATCACTCATATCTATTTGCACTTTATGCTTCTGTTAGTTTTCAACAACACAAATTAAGGTGACATAATTGTAGTGAACAAATTTTAAAGCTTTATTTCCTACATTCCGTTTTTAATTTTTGGTACAAAAATAAACTGAcatattaggtatttatttatttattatttatttatttaaactttattgcacaaatttacaaaaaaagagtacaaatagacttaacgccttgaggcattttctaccagtcaaccatcgggctaaACAGAAACAGTTAATTTGGTGCACGATTTgagaaaatataatttaatagatTACTACTGAttcatattggtaaaaaaatataaaaacttatCTCACAATCAACTACAGTCTGCataataggtatttaaacaaaatctaccctaaTAAGGTCTTCTTATACCACTTGAGGGTCAATTAAAACATTAGATATACGAtcaaataaaatagttaaaGATAGCTTAGTAACAGATCCGCTTGGTTTTTGTATTTGGTTTATTACCTGACAAATgttgtaactacccgaaaatgtacaattatttgtaggtatacattattttaaatacctgaaagtacaaaatataattaaactcctgaatataaaaaaaaatactccggTTTTGATATGTTGTACAATGACATTAAACTTTTGCAAAAGAAAACTTTCATACATCAAAATACCTATTCTAAACATTGCATTACAAGGTGTTCAACGAGTTAGAGCATTGGTGTTCTTCTTCGACTATCGCCTTAGGTTTTGGACTAACAAGCATAGTGAAAACTTCGCAAACTGTCACATTCCTCACTTCACCAGTAAGAGACTTTCGAGACTCGTTCTTCTTGATTCTCTTCTCCATAGGCAGGAGACGAACCAGCTCCCGAGAATCAGAATAAATCAAGTGGTTATCTTTGTCAAATGTCAACGCCAGCACACCTTGGATGCTCACATATTTAGCCAACTTCTGATCTTTCCTAATGTAGTAAATTCCACTGTCGCTGCACACGTACACTGTTCCATAAATGTTTGTAGTCATTCCTAAAAACTTTGGTGTGCTTCTTAGCAAAACAACTTTAGTGTCATCTCTGCCTACTCTGTAAAGACCGGTACCGTTTATAAAGTAGATGTTCTTTTCGGCGTCGAAGACAAATTGATTCATTACACTGTTGTAAAGCTGCTCCAGCAGCTTGATCATCTTGCATTTATACACGTATGCCTTCAAGTCTGGGAACTGTATGTAATATATGTGGTTCCGTATTACCAACCACCACACGTCCAACTGTTTTATATCTAATCTCATGAGCTTACTCGTTAAGTGAGAATATTTGTAAATGCCGTTGCTTCCACCGAAATACACGTCGCCAGTTTTATCATCAGTAGCTATAGCAAAAGCGTCTTTTACTCCTTTGAGCAGCTTTAGCTTTTTAGAATCAATGCCAATTAACGCTGGATTAAATTCTCCTTGGCCGGCATCGAAGCTGAAGTACAAGGTGTTCGATTTCTTGTCCACTGCTATTTGGTTAGCGCTATGGTCGATGATCACCAGTGATTCCCTTAAGTGACACTTCTTCTCATCTGCTGAAATTATGTTGCAGTACTTTCCACCTTGTGTTGATGTTGCTTGGAGAACTAAAATAATCTTCACGTATTTTAATatcattgtttttatgaaacttGGATTTAATTAtagaataataattgtaatattcgTTCATGCGTACGAGGTGTATTGATCCAACCACCTGTTAACTGGAACTAAAGAAACAATTGGACATGTGTTTATGTTTTCAATTGTTATTTAACAATAAGAAGTTTACGTTTCTCCTGAACTTTATTTGTAAACAAACTAAATTGTTTTATATCGCTGTCATCAGAATTTGGTGTCAAAGCGTAACCAGGCcatttcatttcacatttatttaaataattataattatggcgGTCAACGAAACGTCGGTAAAATGAAAACTTGATTTTACTAGTTGCTCAACAAAAGGTTCATttacagtttagctgtgcggggtaggaagtttctggagaaacgcacagttgaggactaatggctcagccacgacattggtctaagcgcgacagcggtgagcggcggcccatacattggagcgagacacagcgatggcacttttcattcgcacgtatggctgccgctcaccgtcgtcgtgcttagaccaatgtcgtggctgaaccgtaaatgatggcgatggaaatgttgtcgcgtagggcgatggcggaaagaagcggcaAGGTGTGCATGTTAAACTGTtgacggaatggtggccgcttgaTAGATGTAAGAAGggcttggcatccgttggctcgttgggacTCATCCGGAAAATTTGGGGGTCACAAGTGGATGAGTCTAactcaggaccgggagaagtggcgtactagaacaTAGGCGTATGCTCAGCAATACCGGCATGCGTTGGCTCGTTGGGGCTCATCCGGAAAAATGGGGGGTCACAACTGgttgagactagctcaggaccgggacaagtggcgtactaaaAGAGAGTGCTCAGCAGctataaagggctgatatgatgatgatgatgtctgcGTGTTATTGAGGAGTGAAGAAGCAGACAGGCATGGCCCGTGAGCTGTCAGTCACTAGAGTGCGGCTTTAAGAAATGTTTATATTGCTGTGTCAAAATCATAACTGATGTTTATTAAATCTTGTCGTCGTGTCAAATTGATTATAATTGGTGAAAATTAAATTGCcgcaataattaaatttatttgattTGCCTTACTGTCGCTCGCTAAAGGCTTGTTTACACTTTCTGAAGGAGCAAGTGATAAGTGATTAGTAACAATTCAACATAGTGCATGACAGGTGATCAATGATTACTTAATTAGGCACTGGTCACACTGAAAGTGAGTAAGAGATGAGCTACCAACGTTAGAAACGAACAATAGATAGTCGTCTCTTACAGTCCCGTTCCCgagtaaataaaagaaaacgaGCGATTATTCATGTTCATAATAACATAACTTGTTCGCCCTGTCATCGCGTCtattttatttacgcgggagtgactATCAACTTTTGTTCGACTTACATTGACCGACCGACCGTACAAGTTTCTATTGGGTTGGCAACGAGCACGTGACaccctttgagttgcaggcctctataggttacgatgaccgctttccattaggcggatcgtatgccaccgacgtagtataaaaaaatacagtacAAGTATTTAGTACAACGAAACTACCACTGACCATTAGCTTACACATTGATTTTACTAATCACTAACACTTGCACTTCTCACCTGCACTAATCACTAATCAATGTGTAAAAGCCTTAAGTTCTTGTAAGAACGCTTACATTTCATTGAGAGTTCCGGAGTGCCTTATTAGAAATTCCGCTTATTGTCCTACAGCAGCGTGCTGTCAGTTTCCACGATTTCATCCGCAATACCTTggttatagttatttatgtaaCTGGTGCATAATAAGAGGTATTAAAACATGAGTATTATTTTATGAAACGACTACTAATTACTAAAACTTAATTGTTATTGgctcattgtttttatgttataagccttatttagctgtaagttttactaacaaataaaataaaaataaaataataaaataaagtaaactaACTATGTACagtaatttgcaaaattgtgtggagaaattatgaatgaattcattgacaaATTCTTCATACACGTTTACAGCCCATTGTACAGTAGCATactagttatttatgtgactgctGCATAATGAGATGCATTAAAATAGGAGTGTTGTTTTATGAAACGAGCCGAAAGGCAGGTTTCATACTAAGACAACACGAGTGACTCGACACTGAGAGAAAAAGCAAAcaattttcatgttcgttcaacaagttttttggttaaaataacacctacgtgctctttggttcaaacaacaagttagattttattaagtgtaactagttcattctacaagtttcattctatttgaatcaacaagtcgattttataaaacatGACTCATAtcgttttaaacatatgtttggctgtgAATCAGccatcaaatatcttttaacaagtttgaccttgttgttcgaacaaattcgacttgtatcatcaacattgtgatttattccgtttactaaaatactttatttacgCAACAAGACGAACTTGTTTAATTCACAATGTAAGTTTCTCTCAGTGGACCTCTGCAACTAGACTTCGTCATTCGCACGTGTCCTGTGTGATACCCTAGGTACAAACCGTGTCTAATTATTTATAACTTCTATTCGTTAGCTTTCTAATGACTTCAGGAAGTCTAGGTAACTTAGAATTATGAAATTCATTAGTAAGTCAGTGACTAGTTTCAAATTTGCTATCACTAGCTAACTGTTGGTAACTTGGCTTAGATTTCATTGAGCGTCTAGGAGCGTCTTATTGGAAATTCTACTTATTGTCTGCAACGGCATGCTACGGGCCTCATCGTGGAGCAATTTAATCTGCAACTTTAAACCacgatttaaatttttatactGTAAGTACTTTTTTGACGATGTGATAGAAAAATTTTCCAAAAAGAAGAAAAtcgacttcaaaaataattcaTTAAAATATTGCCGTTTTCAAgtgtgtgctggtgacggaaggacctacgtacggaactaatttgttccgtctactACTGTCCTTTGAGTGGTCGGCaaaacccgaaccctccttggaacttgtagactcctttttgctgagtgtacaagtttatacataatgggttggcaacgtacatatgacactccttgagttgcaggcgtccataggttacggtgaccgctttccatcaggcggaccgtatatgcatgtttgccaccgacgtagtattaaaaaaagctcttaattgccaagattagcactgaaacttgggtagtttcatgtgctctgcctgcccctttatgggatacaggcgtgattgtatgtatgtatgtatgtatgttcatttATCTCGGAGTGTCTTATTGGAAATTCCGCTTATTGTCCTGCTGTCGCCACCGACCTCATTATGCGAAGCGATTTCATTCACAATACCCAGactattttcaatatttttcaagttttattttatactttgttgACTGCAAGATAAAACTATGCATGATCATTTGAACTACAAGATAAAATACACCCTGTTGTTATTGAAtaccgttaactttaagggaagaatctttagttcaaatacaatcaatttctctaagaaacttgcctcttaactcttacggttatcgatttataaaaaaattactgaacacgtgtgtggcacccattaccacttcctaatgttatttcttttgaAAGGAGCCGTCAaccacttgacaatgactttaataatgttatgataaaggatcacactaattaatccatttatcacgtatggaaacgaaaaaaaaagtttttttcgaatttaacaaaaagctatatacaggatggttcctgatgatgaacccaacccaaaaaacacggtgtatatattttactaatgaaaatgaaaatgaaaatgaaatatttatttttcaagtaggcatattacaatgcgcatatgaacgtcaaataaagctacgccggctctaaccctacgcctcagcctcgagaagatttcagtcccccctcagttgggaggggggtatccactatgggaccggcaagaaactcggcgggcaacttcttttcaaaacattacatcttataactaacatgcattaaataacaagatacaatttaacatgcaaaagtattcatcaaagaatatgaacagactaggtactctatggcaattaatttcaataaattatattattgcttaataatacgtcgttcttcttcagagaaaacatatcaaattgtcacagaagaaaaagataatatgaatctcaatatcattaaatatgtaatttacctacacaacataaaatataaaatatttgatgtgctttcttatctgaactgtgtcctctatacataatacaattattttaattgctattcgttttttgtagtttctggttcgggccatgcatgtttgtctgtcaaatagtcctcgactctgtaataagcctttaacatcaatgatttttttaagtagttcttaagagctgggaggggtaatctcaaagcagtgtcaggtaacttattataaaaatgaatgcattgtccaacaaatgacttctgtactttacggacacgaaacttctttatggcaagcttatttttgtttctagtgttataattatggatatcagaattcttagtgaaacagtctaaattcttaacaacataaattatactatcataaatgtattgggaagctacagttaagatattaatttcttagaagagttctcttactgattcacgtgttcctaagttgtaaatagaacgaatggctctcttttgtaatacaaagatagtctgtatgtcagctgctttgccccaaaccagaataccgtatgacattacactgtgaaaataactatgatacactaggcgagctgtctcaacattagtcagttgcctgattctcctaacggcgtatgcggctgagcttaatttgcttgctagtttccttatatgaggactccattgtagatttttgtccaatgttaagccaaggaacagtgttgtatctaccatctctaagcattcatcattcaagagtatttttgtatcgattggtttaacattcggcagagagaatcgaatacatttggttttcttagaattaagaagtaaattgttgacagtaaaccactgcagtacatcagctaacgtgctattaattacattgtaatccgtagattttcggtcaacattaaaaagcagtgatgtatcatcagcaaaaagtactatttcacaaaagttttttactatacatggcaaatcatttatataaaccaaaaacaggaatggacctaaaattgagccttgtggcactcctaattggacaacagtcccgctagagcgagttttgttaacaactactgtttgtgttctattgctaaggtaagaagacataaagtttagggcatttatagacaaaccataatgttctaatttcaaaatgagcgttccatgatccacacaatcaaaggcttttgaaagatcacaaaatatgccaattgcatcacaagaattttcccaaatattatatatatgtttaatgagtaccgaagcagcatcggtcatGGAACGGCGGctaaaatattaaatagattgaatattgaatattttaggacgttcttacacagattgaccgagtcccacggtaagctcaaggaggcttgtgttgtgggtacccagacaacgatatacataatgcAAATACTTTTATACacaaaaaacatccatgactcgggatcaaatatctgtgctcatcacaaaaataaatgcccttaccgggattcgaacccgggaccgcggcttagcagaccaCATAAATGGCCTTAACAAAGATTTCAACTAGTGAATATTTTAGGAGTCTCATATAATATAGAAAATACAGCATTC
It encodes the following:
- the LOC125231391 gene encoding ommochrome-binding protein-like; protein product: MILKYVKIILVLQATSTQGGKYCNIISADEKKCHLRESLVIIDHSANQIAVDKKSNTLYFSFDAGQGEFNPALIGIDSKKLKLLKGVKDAFAIATDDKTGDVYFGGSNGIYKYSHLTSKLMRLDIKQLDVWWLVIRNHIYYIQFPDLKAYVYKCKMIKLLEQLYNSVMNQFVFDAEKNIYFINGTGLYRVGRDDTKVVLLRSTPKFLGMTTNIYGTVYVCSDSGIYYIRKDQKLAKYVSIQGVLALTFDKDNHLIYSDSRELVRLLPMEKRIKKNESRKSLTGEVRNVTVCEVFTMLVSPKPKAIVEEEHQCSNSLNTL